From Aedes albopictus strain Foshan chromosome 1, AalbF5, whole genome shotgun sequence, one genomic window encodes:
- the LOC109414670 gene encoding uncharacterized protein LOC109414670 — translation MEIENLPNELLEKIFRYLSADDLENAALVCLAWKDIILTVIIPKYVTIHLKPVHPVTHELIPMPSLLSSQIMNTFPKSHYKITVPNEELVEAPEFIDFFKHCGPNLRSLHLQVVQLSEGMLKVFPYLSNLEELCLTTESDELYGAKPQNPELYLPCLKNLKSLKFFMPNYFMLLNAPLLSCSLSILCLERFEVELRHLKPILHQHASTLREVTVKVEEMKPFLQYLNSLPDLKLRKLNIKSGGNEDDFTDALIQLFYQQPQLRILRIGSELSLRAVSQIPRMLPDLQELELIAESIHDCKAFAELKHLRKLTMSLYDVRAWDESASIGSVVDFSLSVTFPLISPAVFCSFPNARSFYLEDVDDDTLMRDIIVVQTLMERVQRVERLDLENYVLKEREILNDSVQRFDTIEGLRMLKYSCRDMSDASLLTMALPELRELHLTHCPRVTFKGVSFLVRNCPLIETLHVEYNKTGFNDDCMDVITRKLTGLRRLYLVNLKGLTNESVEHILTNCRSLRELTFSYCIGITMDKAEAIGKLSTLKTLRKLIFS, via the exons ATGGAAATTGAAAATCTTCCTAACGAG CTGTTAGAAAAGATCTTCCGATATCTCTCTGCGGACGACCTGGAAAACGCAGCCTTAGTCTGTCTCGCCTGGAAGGACATCATCCTCACGGTCATCATTCCAAAATATGTGACAATACACCTAAAACCGGTCCATCCTGTCACCCATGAACTGATCCCGATGCCCTCGTTACTATCTTCACAAATAATGAATACCTTTCCCAAGTCACACTACAAAATCACGGTTCCCAATGAAGAACTTGTCGAAGCACCGGAATTCATCGATTTCTTCAAACACTGCGGACCGAACTTGAGGTCCCTTCATCTTCAAGTCGTTCAGCTATCCGAGGGAATGCTCAAAGTCTTCCCATACCTTTCAAACCTAGAAGAACTCTGTTTGACAACCGAATCCGATGAACTCTACGGTGCAAAACCCCAAAACCCTGAACTCTACCTTCCCTGCCTCAAAAACCTGAAATCCCTCAAGTTCTTCATGCCCAACTACTTCATGCTCCTCAACGCACCCCTCCTGTCCTGTTCCCTCTCCATCCTCTGCTTAGAGCGCTTCGAAGTAGAACTTCGGCACCTAAAACCCATCCTCCACCAACACGCATCCACCCTGCGCGAGGTCACGGTCAAGGTTGAGGAAATGAAACCCTTCCTCCAGTACCTCAACTCCCTCCCCGATCTCAAACTGCGCAAACTCAACATCAAGAGCGGCGGCAACGAGGACGACTTCACCGATGCCCTCATCCAGCTGTTTTACCAGCAACCTCAGCTTCGCATCCTCCGTATCGGATCCGAACTATCTCTCCGCGCCGTTTCCCAAATTCCTCGGATGCTCCCGGACCTGCAAGAACTGGAGCTGATCGCCGAGAGCATCCACGACTGCAAGGCGTTCGCCGAGTTGAAGCACCTCCGCAAGCTGACCATGTCGCTGTACGACGTCCGCGCTTGGGACGAATCCGCTTCCATCGGGAGCGTCGTGGACTTCTCGCTTTCCGTTACGTTCCCGCTCATATCGCCGGCCGTTTTCTGCTCCTTTCCCAATGCGAGGAGCTTCTACCTGGAGGACGTTGACGACGATACGCTCATGCGGGACATCATCGTGGTGCAGACGTTGATGGAGCGGGTTCAACGGGTGGAACGGCTCGACTTGGAGAACTACGTG CTAAAAGAACGCGAAATCCTGAACGACAGCGTACAGCGCTTCGACACGATCGAAGGCCTGCGTATGCTGAAATACAGCTGCCGGGACATGTCGGACGCATCGTTGTTGACGATGGCACTACCGGAATTGCGGGAACTACACCTCACCCACTGTCCACGGGTAACGTTCAAGGGCGTTTCGTTTCTGGTACGCAACTGTCCGTTGATCGAGACGCTACACGTGGAGTATAACAAGACGGGCTTCAACGACGATTGTATGGACGTTATAACGAGGAAGTTGACGGGGCTTCGGCGACTGTATCTGGTGAACTTGAAGGGACTGACCAATGAGAGCGTGGAACACATACTGACGAACTGTAGGTCGTTGAGG GAACTAACATTCTCGTACTGTATTGGCATAACGATGGACAAGGCGGAAGCTATTGGGAAGCTGAGCACGCTGAAGACGCTACGAAAATTGATCTTTAGCTGA